TTTCAGGCAAATCCAACATAGAAGGATCTTTTTTAATTTGAGATTTATCCACTTCACTAATAGATTCTGCAATTAAATCAGAAAGGGACAAATTTTCAAGATCTCTAGTAGGAGAAGTCTTAGAAAATGCCAAAGATGATAGAGATCCGGTTAATTCTGGTATTCCAGTCGAAGACTGATATTGAGTTATTTGTGACAATGGTGTGGATCCCAaactcttatctgtaaaactggcAGAAGATTGGTTACAAAGATCAGATAAGGAAAAATAATGGCTTGGattattttctttgtgttcttgAAATAGTTCAGTAAGAGATGGACTTTCACATTTGGAAAACTGTACCCAGTCCTTTTCTAAATTATGTTTCTTGGAACATTGTTGAGCTGAAAGAAAACTTCCAGATAAGTCTGCCTTTTTATTCTGAAGGTGACTTATATTGTTATCAAGGGTCATGTTTTCTAATGTGTTAGTTAAGTAAAAAGAACTACCAATACTTCCCAAGTTGTTCTGCACTGGAATGTTTTGAACACTGGGTAGTAAACTACTTTCAAAGGACAAAGAACTATCAGATCTTTTTGTCTGTATTAATGCTTTCAAATCTGGTCCTCCCTTGTACTCAGAATCATCCAAGGAGGAAGACTCAGATGAATCAGCTACCAACAACTTACCATCTACACTATTTGAAATCAGACTTTCAAGGTCACTTCTAGATGAAAATTTAACTGTTGGCTGACTGTTAAGAGATTCACAAAATGAATCACGTGGCATATCATTAATTAGGTCAGCTAATGACAGCTCTTTTGATGACTTACATGATTCTAGTTTCTTATCACTGTGAGGCCtgtcaagtttcttttttttatgtagTACACGGTGACTCAATGTAGTTGAAGAATTACAAGATAATCCATCTTTAGGTACTGAGTCACAAAATTCAAAAGGGGTACTACTGCACCCTGAGTGGTTTACTGATGAAGGAAAAAAGCTTCGAATATTATCAGTTGATACTTCAGATGAACAAAATAAGACTCCTTACCTTACAATAAGCCAGTAATTTTCAGGTAAatggttccagaaaaaaaaagttccacaTATGGAGAAGACAGTCACAGCaaccaaaagaaaacatgaaacgAGGCATTTAATTACTAAATGTTTCTTTAAAGAACTGAGACATGAATA
The DNA window shown above is from Notamacropus eugenii isolate mMacEug1 chromosome 2, mMacEug1.pri_v2, whole genome shotgun sequence and carries:
- the HBS1L gene encoding HBS1-like protein isoform X3, whose protein sequence is MARHRNVRGYNYDEDFEDDDLYGQSVEDDYCISPSTAAQFIYSRRDKPPSFVEPVEESDYEDTKEPTNSISNHQLSGIDQARLYSCLDHMREVLGDDVPDQKMIEAVLQNKFDVEKALAMVLEQDKKQTIGKASKGVLFCSSEVSTDNIRSFFPSSVNHSGCSSTPFEFCDSVPKDGLSCNSSTTLSHRVLHKKKKLDRPHSDKKLESCKSSKELSLADLINDMPRDSFCESLNSQPTVKFSSRSDLESLISNSVDGKLLVADSSESSSLDDSEYKGGPDLKALIQTKRSDSSLSFESSLLPSVQNIPVQNNLGSIGSSFYLTNTLENMTLDNNISHLQNKKADLSGSFLSAQQCSKKHNLEKDWVQFSKCESPSLTELFQEHKENNPSHYFSLSDLCNQSSASFTDKSLGSTPLSQITQYQSSTGIPELTGSLSSLAFSKTSPTRDLENLSLSDLIAESISEVDKSQIKKDPSMLDLPEIKSSAVDSNIDLSVLIRTPQIFPKPVENQSNILIPGAKVSSSKLVKNSSFSRENKKSKKGYIARKPAFSLSWTKALAARPSAFASTLCLRYPPKTCKRHTFDLYKTFLYSRQVQEVKDKEIGPLKVITPFDFKSASPDDIVKANQKKAFTRE